In Chaetodon trifascialis isolate fChaTrf1 chromosome 4, fChaTrf1.hap1, whole genome shotgun sequence, one DNA window encodes the following:
- the LOC139330133 gene encoding trace amine-associated receptor 13c-like — MESVEAADLCISSLNTSCRSMSVTPEAMFIKTLLSCIALLTVTLNLLVIISISHFRQLQTPTNLILLSLAVSDLLVGLTVMPFAIILLQSCGFQGKISCALSYLSGFILTSASVGNMVLISMDRYVAICYPLHYSSMVTPSRVKTCMSLCWICSVIYSVIILKDNLSQIDLSNSCYHECTIVINYISGAVDLLLTFFGPVTVIIVLYVRVFMVAVSQARVMRSQISAVETNIVTVKKSEMRAARTLGIVLLVFILCLCPYYIPSIAGQDTTAGLESSVQLWLFYCNSSFNPLIYAFFYPWFRKAVKVIVSLQILHPGSHVAKMML, encoded by the exons ATGGAGTCAGTGGAAGCAGCTGATCTCTGTATCTCTTCACTCAACACCTCCTGCAGGTCAATGTCTGTTACTCCTGAGGCCATGttcatcaaaacactgctgtcctgTATTGCTCTGCTCACGGTGACACTTAACTTGTTggtcatcatctccatctcccaCTTTAG GCAGCTCCAGACCCCCACCaatctcatcctcctctccctggctgtgtctgacttGCTGGTGGGCCTAACAGTCATGCCATTTGCAATCATACTGCTGCAGTCTTGTGGGTTTCAGGGTAAAATCTCTTGTGCTCTTTCATACCTGTCTGGCTTCATCCTCACCTCTGCTTCTGTTGGGAACATGGTGCTCATATCAATGGACCGCTATGTGGCTATTTGTTACCCTCTGCATTATTCTTCCATGGTAACACCAAGCAGAGTTAAAacctgcatgtctctgtgttggATCTGTTCTGTTATCTACAGTGTTATAATACTGAAAGATAACTTGTCACAAATAGATTTGTCTAATTCCTGCTACCATGAATGTACAATTGTCATAAACTACATTTCAGGGGCAGTAGACTTGCTTCTCACCTTTTTCGGCCCTGTTACTGTGATCATAGTTCTCTATGTGAGAGTGTTTATGGTGGCTGTGTCACAGGCACGTGTCATGAGGTCTCAAATTTCAGCTGTTGAAACAAATATTGTGACTGTTAAGAAatcagagatgagagctgctagAACTCTTGGTATTGTCCTTCTTGTGTTTATACTTTGTCTGTGTCCATACTACATCCCTTCTATAGCAGGACAGGACACCACAGCTGGTCTCGAGTCATCAGTTCAACTTTGGCTGTTCTATTGTAACTCCAGTTTTAATCCTCTGATCTATGCCTTTTTCTACCCCTGGTTTAGAAAAGCAGTTAAAGTCATTGTCAGTCTTCAGATACTTCATCCAGGTTCCCATGTGGCCAAGATGATGCTGTGA